A window of Halobacillus naozhouensis genomic DNA:
CATATCCACGTGTATAATCAGCTCCAAACGCCTCTATCGTGGAAAGAAGGAGGATTGGGCGAACACGTTTTCCTCCAGCATCTATAGAATGAAGAATCGCATCTCGTACTCGTCCCGGATTAATGTATTTGTTAACAAATTCAAACATTCTGTCATTGACAGCCTGCTGATAGTACTTCAGATCGTCTTGAAAAGCATTCACTTATTCCTCCTCCTGGACTTCATATGGTTCAAATTCTCCATGTTCATTTAAAATTTGCTGCATTTGGCCTTCAACATGATTAAGTTTTTCATTACAAAACTTTGAAAGCTTCATGCCGTCCTGATAATACTGAATTGCTTCTTCCAGGGGCACATCTCCTTCTTCAAGTTTTTCCACGAGCTTTTCCAATTGATCCATGGCCTGTTCAAAAGTAAGTTCCTTTTCTTGATTTGTCATGACTGATCCTCCTCAATATCATTTACAAGGCAATGCAAACTGCCATTATGAAGTTTTACTGTTAATGAATGGCCCGGTTTAGTTTGATCAACACTTTTTAGTACCTTCCCTTTTTCTGTATAAGGAATGGCATACCCCCTTTTCATTATGTCCAGGGGATTCAGCAGTCCCAGCTTATCTAAAACAGCATGAAATCGATCTTTTTTTGTACAGACCTGTCTATTAAAACTTATACTTAATTGCTTTGTTTGTTTATCCAGGAGTTTTCGATTCATTTGAAATTCCTCTTGTGGGTGCTGTTGAATCAGTCGCTTCTTCATGTAAGATAAACGTTCGGCTTTCTGATTATAAAGATCATTTATATTTCTTGACAGTTGTTCTAGTTGCCGATCAAGCTCCTGTTCCTTTTGTTTCAAAAGCTGCTCCGGATATTTAAATGCATAGGATTTCTTTAACCGTGTAAGTCGTTCTCCAGCCTCTGATTGTTTAAGAGTTACAGACCGGGTTAGACGTTGAGTCGTCACTTTAAGCTGTTCTGTCAGCTCTTTCAATGAAGGTACAGCAATTTCCGCTGCTCCCGTTGGTGTTGCTGCTCTTGTATCAGCTACAAAATCGCTGATTGTCGTATCTGTTTCATGCCCGACAGCAGAGATGACAGGGATTTGAGAATGGTGTATAGCCCGGGCAACTACTTCTTCATTAAAGCACCACAAATCCTCAATGGAACCGCCACCTCGCCCTACTATAAGAACATCACAATTCAAGTGTCCATTCGCATAGTGTATAGCTTTCTCTACAGAAGCCGCTGCTGAATCTCCCTGGACGAGCACAGGGAGAATGGAAACTTTCACAATTGGATACCGCCGTTTAATAGTTGTTAGGATGTCACGGACTGCTGCTCCTGTAGGTGATGTGATCACACCTACATGTTCCGGATAGCTAGGAAGTGCTTTTTTGTTGGTCACTTCAAAAAGTCCTTCTTTTTGGAGCTTTTCCTTTAATTGCTCATAGGCCAAGTACAATGCGCCGATTCCATCAGGCTGCATGTCTTGTATGTACAGTTGATACTGTCCCATAGGTTCATAAACATTGATCTCACCACGGATGAGCACATTCATACCATTTTCCGGCATGAATTTAAGCCTGCGATTATTTCCAGCAAACATTACAGCTTGAATACGCGATTGTTTGTCCTTGATCGATAAATACATATGACCACGGGTGTGCTGTTTAAAATTCGAGATTTCCCCCCTCAGCCACACTTCTTTCAGATGAGGGTCGTGGGAAATTTTCCTTTTTATATATTTAGTTAGCGCCGTTACCGTCAAATAGCGATCTTTCACAAGTAAATCTCCCCTATTTTTGCTCTATCCACTTCGCTGCTTTAATGGTGTTATGCAATAGCATAGTAATGGTCATCGGACCGACGCCCTTAGGAACAGGGGTAATATAAGAAGCCTTTTCCTTTGCCGATTCAAAGTCAACATCTCCTGTTAACTTCCCGTCCACACGATTGACGCCGACATCGATAACAACTGTGCCTTCAGATATATCTTCTCCTGTAATTAAACCCGCTTTACCAGCAGCTACAATTAGGATATCTGCACGTTTTGTATGCTCCCTTAGATTTTCCGTCCGAGAATGGCAGTGGGTAACAGTTGCATGTTCATTTAATAACAATTGGCCAACCGGTTTTCCCACCAGGTTGCTGCGCCCAATGATGACTACATGCTTCCCTTCAATGGATACGTTGGCACGCTTCAGCATGACTAAGATTCCAAATGGTGTACAGGGATAGAAGGTTTCCTGACCTGTCAACATCCGCCCAGCGTTTATCGGGTGAAAACCATCCACGTCTTTGCTGGGATTGATCGCTTCAATCACCTTCTGTTCATCAATTTGCTGAGGTAAAGGCAGCTGCACCAAAATGCCATGAACCGTTTTATCCTCATTTAACCGATTGATAATGTTTAATAGTTCAGCTTCTGATGTTTCTTCGGATAATTCAATCAAGTCAGAATCCATTCCGATTTTTTCTGATGCTCGTTGCTTTCCTTTAACATAGGACATAGAAGCTGGATCTTCACCTACGATCACCACAACTAATTTTGGATAAATACCGTTTTTCGCTAATTTGGCAGTTTCTTCTTTCATTTCTTGGCGTAACTCTTCTGCTAATTTCTTTCCGTAAATAACTTCAGCTGACACCTCAACGTCCTCCTTTGAATGAACTACATCATTTTTGATAAAACACCATTTATAAATTTACCTGATTGATCTTCACCAAATAACTTGGCTAACTCTACTGCTTCGTTGATGGCTACTTGACTTGGTACATCTTCAGTAAATTTTATCTCATAGGCGGCCATACGAAGCAGTGTTTTCTCAACACGAGCCAATCGTGAAAATGTCCAATTCTCTAAATGATTTTCAATCCACTGATCGATCTCAGTTCCATTTGTAACCACGCCGTGGACCAACTGGTTTACAAACGCATCATGAACTTGCTCGTCCATCACATGTTCAATCGCCTCTTCTGTGTTTATTTCACTTGAATCTATTTGAAAAAGAGCTTGAAATGCCTTTTCCCTCGCTGTACGTCTTTTCATAATCATTCTCCTTTAAGAGGATGTTCAAAAAGTCACCAAATGATAAAAGGCGAATTTCTTCGTTGCTCGGTTTTCCGGTCCTCACGTATTAAAAGGCATACGCTGTGGCCCTCAAAACTTTCACGCCTCGGACTTCTTGTTTCTCATTCGTCAAATCTTGAACACACACTTTAATGTCATTTCCGTTAGAATAATAACATTTTACCACCTGAAAAGCCATACAATGCGAAAAGACCAGCCGGGGAACCCCATAACTGGTCTTTTTATTAAACTTCTTCTGTTTCAGGCTCTTCTTCTTTACCTTCCATTTGAATCCCAACGATATGGACATTCATTTCTTTAATCTCAAGAGCTGTCATATTTTTTAGCGCCTGACTTGTATTGTCTTGAATCTTTTTTGCCGTATCTGGAATAGAAATCCCGTAATCCATTACGACATAAGCATCAATTAAAATGCCGTCTTCAGCAAGTTCTACTTTTACACCTTTTCCATGGTTCTTTTTTCCAAGGCGTTCCACAACACCTGAGGCAAAGTTTCCACGCATAGAAGCAACGCCTGCTACTTCAGACACGGCGATTCCAGCTATAACTTCGATAACTTCTGGAGCAATCTCTACATTACCAAGTGTGGACCCTTCTGAAACGTTAAGTAATTGTTTCTCACTCACTTGTGACCACTCCCTTCTTTGCTGTCCTCCATTATAGTATAGTTTTCCAGGAATTTTGTGTTAAAATCGCCGCCGACAAACACTTCATGTTCCATCATACGACTATGGAATGGTATGGTAGTATGAACCCCTTCAATGACAAACTCATCTAAAGCTCTTCTCATTTTTTGAATGGCTTCCTCCCGGTCACGACCATATGTGATCAATTTTGCCACCATTGAGTCGTAATATGGTGGAATCATATATCCAGGATAGGCTGCCGAATCTACACGTACACCAAATCCGCCTGGTGCTAAATACATATCAATTCGTCCAGCGGAGGGCATGAAGTTTTTATGTGGATCTTCCGCATTGATGCGGCATTCAATCGCCCATCCGTCAAACGTGATCTCTTTTTGAGTAAAGGAAAGCTTCTCATCGTTTGCAACCTTTAGTTGCTCTTTAATTAAATCAATTCCCGTAACCATCTCCGTGACGGGATGTTCAACCTGGATACGGGTGTTCATTTCCATGAAGTAGAAATTACTCTTCTCCTTATCAAAAATAAATTCAACTGTTCCCGCTCCAGAATAATCAACGGCTAAAGCAGCTTTAACCGCTGCCTCACCCATTTCCTGGCGAATTTCCGGTGTTACGGCAGGGGACGGTGTTTCCTCAATCAACTTTTGCAAACGACGTTGAATCGTACAGTCCCGTTCTCCTAAGTGGACAGCATTGCCGTGATTGTCAGCCAGCACCTGTATTTCAACGTGGCGGAA
This region includes:
- a CDS encoding exodeoxyribonuclease VII small subunit, with the protein product MTNQEKELTFEQAMDQLEKLVEKLEEGDVPLEEAIQYYQDGMKLSKFCNEKLNHVEGQMQQILNEHGEFEPYEVQEEE
- the xseA gene encoding exodeoxyribonuclease VII large subunit encodes the protein MKDRYLTVTALTKYIKRKISHDPHLKEVWLRGEISNFKQHTRGHMYLSIKDKQSRIQAVMFAGNNRRLKFMPENGMNVLIRGEINVYEPMGQYQLYIQDMQPDGIGALYLAYEQLKEKLQKEGLFEVTNKKALPSYPEHVGVITSPTGAAVRDILTTIKRRYPIVKVSILPVLVQGDSAAASVEKAIHYANGHLNCDVLIVGRGGGSIEDLWCFNEEVVARAIHHSQIPVISAVGHETDTTISDFVADTRAATPTGAAEIAVPSLKELTEQLKVTTQRLTRSVTLKQSEAGERLTRLKKSYAFKYPEQLLKQKEQELDRQLEQLSRNINDLYNQKAERLSYMKKRLIQQHPQEEFQMNRKLLDKQTKQLSISFNRQVCTKKDRFHAVLDKLGLLNPLDIMKRGYAIPYTEKGKVLKSVDQTKPGHSLTVKLHNGSLHCLVNDIEEDQS
- the folD gene encoding bifunctional methylenetetrahydrofolate dehydrogenase/methenyltetrahydrofolate cyclohydrolase FolD, translated to MSAEVIYGKKLAEELRQEMKEETAKLAKNGIYPKLVVVIVGEDPASMSYVKGKQRASEKIGMDSDLIELSEETSEAELLNIINRLNEDKTVHGILVQLPLPQQIDEQKVIEAINPSKDVDGFHPINAGRMLTGQETFYPCTPFGILVMLKRANVSIEGKHVVIIGRSNLVGKPVGQLLLNEHATVTHCHSRTENLREHTKRADILIVAAGKAGLITGEDISEGTVVIDVGVNRVDGKLTGDVDFESAKEKASYITPVPKGVGPMTITMLLHNTIKAAKWIEQK
- the nusB gene encoding transcription antitermination factor NusB yields the protein MKRRTAREKAFQALFQIDSSEINTEEAIEHVMDEQVHDAFVNQLVHGVVTNGTEIDQWIENHLENWTFSRLARVEKTLLRMAAYEIKFTEDVPSQVAINEAVELAKLFGEDQSGKFINGVLSKMM
- a CDS encoding Asp23/Gls24 family envelope stress response protein; the encoded protein is MSEKQLLNVSEGSTLGNVEIAPEVIEVIAGIAVSEVAGVASMRGNFASGVVERLGKKNHGKGVKVELAEDGILIDAYVVMDYGISIPDTAKKIQDNTSQALKNMTALEIKEMNVHIVGIQMEGKEEEPETEEV
- the accC gene encoding acetyl-CoA carboxylase biotin carboxylase subunit, which translates into the protein MIKKVLIANRGEIAVRIIRACKEMGIETVAVYSEADKEALHVQIADEAYCVGPTLSKDSYLNYTNIMSAATLTESDAIHPGYGFLAENAEFAELCDECNITFIGPSSYAIQKMGTKDVARETMKEAGVPIVPGSEGIIADVEEGKQVANEIGYPVIIKATAGGGGKGIRVARTEEDLVKGINVTQQEAETAFGNPGVYIEKFIEDFRHVEIQVLADNHGNAVHLGERDCTIQRRLQKLIEETPSPAVTPEIRQEMGEAAVKAALAVDYSGAGTVEFIFDKEKSNFYFMEMNTRIQVEHPVTEMVTGIDLIKEQLKVANDEKLSFTQKEITFDGWAIECRINAEDPHKNFMPSAGRIDMYLAPGGFGVRVDSAAYPGYMIPPYYDSMVAKLITYGRDREEAIQKMRRALDEFVIEGVHTTIPFHSRMMEHEVFVGGDFNTKFLENYTIMEDSKEGSGHK